A DNA window from Camelina sativa cultivar DH55 chromosome 13, Cs, whole genome shotgun sequence contains the following coding sequences:
- the LOC109128391 gene encoding F-box protein At3g28330-like — MVISYYVVNPVLAQWIQLPPSSPDPPRDAYPYPGHYTDTGLKWSFEVFSSDKGEWSVEQVSCPGGGVSMRNVYNPVSLNGKLHWLDGSRGIIVHDFFSCDDQVRALPLPAMMESAEWLRSERRRRQIDKCPFPLRKKICTTSQGYFVIIDVGSIDEVKSYNVKVMRLKTDSWNWEKAWEINMSCVELGFKCVPMAINCFDINIIYLWDLDRNCFLACNLRTHKILCGPRKDGATYNPKYLCPSIFREDHITREDGTFYKEDTFCYEPHSSLLHFVPSLQVIPT; from the exons aTGGTGATAAGTTACTACGTTGTGAATCCAGTGTTAGCACAATGGATTCAACTCCCTCCCTCCTCTCCTGATCCTCCTAGAGACGCTTATCCATACCCTGGTCATTACACTGATACGGGACTT AAATGGAGTTTTGAGGTTTTCTCATCGGATAAGGGTGAATGGAGTGTTGAACAAGTCTCTTGTCCAGGTGGTGGTGTTAGTATGCGCAACGTATACAATCCTGTTTCTTTGAATGGGAAACTTCACTGGCTTGATGGCTCCCGTGGTATTATCGTTCATGATTTCTTCTCTTGTGATGATCAAGTTCGAGCATTACCACTACCCGCCATGATGGAAAGCGCTGAGTGGCTACGGTCTGAGCGTCGACGACGTCAAATAGATAAATGCCCCTTTCCACTCCGCAAGAAGATCTGCACCACCTCGCAAGGATATTTTGTGATTATTGATGTTGGATCGATAGACGAGGTCAAGAGCTATAATGTTAAAGTTATGAGGCTCAAGACTGATTCTTGGAACTGGGAAAAGGCTTGGGAAATCAACATGTCATGTGTAGAGCTTGGCTTTAAGTGTGTCCCAATGGCAATCAACTGTTTTGACATCAACATCATATATCTATGGGACTTAGACCGTAACTGTTTCCTCGCTTGTAACCTTCGTACACATAAGATATTGTGTGGTCCTCGTAAAGATGGTGCCACTTACAACCCCAAATATTTATGTCCTTCTATCTTTCGAGAAGATCATATTACTCGTGAAGATGGTACCTTCTACAAGGAAGATACTTTCTGCTACGAGCCACATTCAAGCCTTTTGCATTTTGTTCCGTCCTTGCAAGTCATACCTACATAG
- the LOC104737230 gene encoding maspardin: MKGVSSTPGDYVYFKSQVPLHKIPIGTKQWRYYDFGPKTVPPLICIPGIAGTADVYYKQIMALSMKGYRVISVDIPRVWSYHEWVQAFEKFLDTIDVHHVHLYGTSLGGFLAQLFAHHRPRRVKSLVLSNTYLDTRTFAAAMPWAPFVSWTPSFLLKRYVLTGIRDGPHEPFIADSVDFAVSQVETLSKDDLAARLTLTVDAASVGSLLLSDSAITIMDTNDYCAIPQILKDELTERYPEARRAYLKTGGDFPFLSRPDEVNLHLQLHLRRVGVEPRPEVVNTISKDGADGTDSSSQSKKNTDEEKDDRNNNMPQGSGSSSSDQSPTFPESSGSSNDPPLPTDTIQLQSSSIDTLILAQVAGEVYQSCLLFTLCYCTLVLVHGGFISRQSV, from the exons ATGAAAGGCGTCTCTTCGACGCCCGGAGATTACGTCTACTTCAAATCTCAGGTTCCTCTTCACAAGATTCCC ATTGGGACTAAGCAATGGCGTTATTATGACTTTGGTCCAAAGACTGTTCCTCCGCTCATATGTATTCCTGGAATCGCTGGTACTGCAGATGTTTATTATAAACAGATTATGGCACTCTCTATGAAG GGTTATCGGGTAATTTCAGTTGACATACCACGGGTTTGGAGTTATCATGAGTGGGTTCAAGCATTTGAGAAATTCTTGGACACCATTGATGTTCATCAC GTTCATCTCTATGGTACCTCCCTTGGAGGCTTCTTAGCACAACTCTTTGCTCATCACCGTCCAAGACGAGTTAAATCATTGGTTTTATCGAATACGTATTTGGATACTCGCACATTTGCTGCTGCAATGCCATGGGCTCCTTT TGTTAGTTGGACTCCTTCTTTTTTGCTGAAACGATACGTCTTAACAGGAATACGTGATGGACCTCACGAACCCTTTATCGCTGACTCTGTGGATTTTGCTGTTTCTCAG GTTGAGACATTGTCAAAAGATGATTTGGCTGCCCGGTTAACCTTAACAGTGGATGCTGCTTCCGTGGGATCTCTACTACTCTCTGATTCGGCCATCACTATAATGGAT ACCAATGATTACTGCGCAATACCACAAATTCTTAAAGATGAACTTACAGAGAGGTATCCCGAAGCAAGGAGAGCTTACTTAAAGACTGGTGGAGATTTCCCGTTCCTATCACGGCCTGACGAAGTCAATTTGCATCTACAG CTGCATCTAAGGCGAGTAGGAGTAGAACCACGGCCCGAAGTGGTTAATACTATTTCAAAAGACGGCGCAGATGGCACAGATAGTAGCAGCCAGAGCAAAAAGAATACTGATGAGGAGAAGGACGACCGTAACAACAATATGCCTCAAGGCTCGGGAAGCTCATCTTCAGATCAATCACCAACATTTCCAGAAAGTTCCGGAAGCTCCAATGATCCGCCTTTACCCACAGACACCATTCAGTTGCAAAGTTCATCAATAGACACCCTCATATTAGCACAAGTCGCTGGTGAAGTGTATCAGTCATGTCTGCTTTTCACGTTGTGTTACTGTACATTGGTTTTGGTTCATGGTGGTTTCATCTCCAGACAATCGGTTTAG